One segment of Daphnia magna isolate NIES linkage group LG2, ASM2063170v1.1, whole genome shotgun sequence DNA contains the following:
- the LOC123469823 gene encoding mucin-17-like, translated as MVIFLVCDDEDDPPPKDFGDAYNHDSKLRITDSILEQVLQRWGSSFTKDPFEHGTLLLEGKDSGLSKAEKRMAQHLYEKAKLDGSMQYRRQNYSSYYPKMPVPIPSMDNSNGAYGRPNPMYLSGRTSNIPIKHTTSSPLQGMGMDLLAEALAQGKLICKEMVLTKDVTIARNQISGGTGETSPIVLSSGTRVKLIKTPKGIYMQTPEGKIFRIHSAAPATPASPSAIAAALGLNLKTPYSSIGVQDTPAVLPSYRGGSKSSLMEQSMLKRIREMQQKSSIAESAKQVISFNDKSALLAQIRQNLAGNKGLGNTLGNITTKMSRSSSTTSKDLPSVANNSSLTHFAKQLASLAQKSAADLLTDVGVGCSQSDFDSTSNSGMSPKRTSSLLDPKARALPSASLPKKVATVTPNVSKARIFTPRRPTATVEPLSKIPPIVEHSSPMDSSLVSRTISSTPMALSALSTLSASPLSAVKSPNFNRPSEFSSDLVDFATKNAEERQPALDSSASTRNGSGIFDNLSLASQLEGFASCTSAAARPTAESLKDLLKPVSNAAGETIVTGLQWSGDQTTVGGIPSWSDSQQFSASQQQWNNTGQWNDAASTSSQVNWPWSSQQLQPQQCQANFASASRIGISSSSGPSTPSTDSYNQYSNNFDTDNQWVSYNNMTTAANATYPSHSLPPPNGHYSTPPYFPTSYFGSNAPVTPAYAPYPQNSQPGYNTLDGSNFNNQYNNHGGNDFTTNYSQPYPGSYSQ; from the exons ATGGTCATCTT CCTTGTTTGCGACGACGAAGATGACCCACCTCCCAAAGATTTTGGAGATGCTTACAACCACGATTCAAAACTTAGAATTACGGATTCAATTTTAGAGCAGGTTTTGCAGCGCTGGGGCAGTAGTTTTACCAAAGATCCCTTCGAGCATGGCACACTTCTGTTGGAGGGCAAGGATTCAGGATTATCGAAGGCCGAAAAACGAATGGCACAGCACCTCTACGAGAAAGCCAAACTGGACGGCAGTATGCAATACAGACGTCAGAACTACTCGTCATACTATCCCAAAATGCCAGTTCCCATTCCATCGATGGACAATAGTAACGGTGCTTACGGTCGCCCAAATCCGATGTACTTGTCTGGCCGCACATCTAATATTCCGATCAAGCACACCACCAGCTCGCCTCTCCAAGGGATGGGTATGGATTTATTGGCTGAAGCGCTGGCTCAAGGCAAATTAATCTGCAAAGAAATGGTACTCACAAAAGACGTGACGATCGCTAGAAATCAGATATCTGGAGGAACAGGCGAAACGTCGCCAATAGTTTTATCTTCCGGAACCAGggtgaaattgataaaaacGCCGAAAGGTATCTACATGCAAACGCCggaaggaaaaatttttcgtaTTCATTCAGCCGCACCTGCTACGCCAGCATCTCCTTCAGCAATTGCTGCAGCCCTCGGCTTGAATCTTAAAACTCCCTACTCTTCTATCGGTGTTCAGGATACACCAGCAGTATTGCCCTCATACCGTGGAGGGTCCAAATCTTCTCTGATGGAACAGTCGATGTTGAAACGGATACGGG AAATGCAGCAAAAATCTTCAATTGCCGAAAGCGCTAAGCAAGTGATATCGTTTAACGATAAAAGCGCACTCTTGGCTCAGATCCGGCAGAATCTAGCTGGAAATAAGGGGCTCGGAAATACCCTGGGCAACATAACTACGAAAATGAGTAGAAGTTCATCTACCACCTCAAAAGATCTTCCTTCGGTTGCCAATAATTCGAGTCTCACTCACTTCGCTAAACAGCTAGCCAGTTTGGCTCAAAAATCAGCCGCGGACTTGTTGACTGATGTAGGAGTCGGTTGTAGTCAGTCAGACTTTGATAGCACTAGCAATAGTGGCATGTCTCCGAAAAGAACTTCGAGTCTGTTAGATCCCAAAGCAAGGGCACTGCCAAGTGCTTCACTGCCCAAGAAGGTGGCTACAGTTACCCCCAACGTGTCGAAAGCTCGAATTTTTACACCACGCCGTCCTACGGCCACGGTGGAACCTCTTTCAAAAATACCTCCTATCGTAGAACATTCGTCACCGATGGATTCATCCCTGGTTTCCAGGACTATTTCTTCTACCCCGATGGCTCTCTCGGCCCTGTCTACTTTATCTGCATCTCCTTTATCTGCAGTGAAGTCTCCAAACTTTAATCGACCTTCTGAATTTTCATCTGATCTCGTTGATTTTGCCACGAAAAACGCAGAGGAGCGTCAGCCTGCTCTGGACAGCAGTGCAAGTACTCGGAATGGAAGTGGTATTTTTGATAATCTCTCTTTGGCTTCCCAGTTGGAGGGTTTTGCTTCATGCACATCTGCTGCAGCGAGACCAACTGCCGAAAGTCTGAAGGACTTGCTGAAACCTGTAAGCAATGCAGCTGGCGAAACCATTGTGACTGGTTTACAGTGGAGTGGTGACCAAACAACAGTTGGTGGAATACCTTCGTGGTCAGATTCTCAACAATTTTCTGCCAGCCAACAGCAATGGAACAATACGGGGCAGTGGAACGATGCTGCATCAACCAGCAGTCAAGTAAACTGGCCCTGGTCATCGCAACAGCTACAGCCTCAACAATGCCAAGCAAATTTCGCCAGCGCAAGTCGTATTGGGATTTCTTCATCATCTGGTCCTTCAACCCCATCAACAGATTCATACAATCAGTATTCCAACAACTTCGACACAGATAACCAGTGGGTGAGCTACAATAATATGACTACTGCAGCTAACGCTACCTATCCCTCACATTCCCTACCACCACCCAATGGACATTATTCTACACCTCCTTACTTCCCTACTTCGTACTTCGGCTC
- the LOC116936172 gene encoding putative nuclease HARBI1: protein MVVGNVLRISQSSVSRAVHNVSLALSIISRNYVSFPDDLVKVKRDFQNVGRMPGVIGCIDGTHVRIVRPVNFKKAYVNRKNYHSINVQGICDADCRYLSINATKPGLSGLYDIQSQRDWKKIC, encoded by the exons ATGGTAGTCGGAAACGTTTTAAGAATAAGCCAGTCTTCTGTTTCAAGGGCTGTCCACAATGTTTCATTGGCACTCTCTATTATATCTAGAAACTATGTATCGTTTCCAGATGATCTTGTTAAG GTAAAACGAGATTTTCAAAATGTCGGCAGAATGCCAGGTGTGATAGGATGTATTGATGGGACTCACGTACGCATTGTGCGACCGGTCAATTTTAAAAAGGCCTATGTCAACAGGAAAAATTACCACTCTATCAATGTTCAA GGAATTTGTGATGCCGACTGCCGTTATTTATCGATCAACGCAACGAAGCCTGGCCTGTCAGGACTCTACGATATTCAAAGCCAGCGtgattggaaaaaaatttgctaA
- the LOC123470204 gene encoding putative nuclease HARBI1, protein MVLIALQFYATGTFQTVIGNVLRYSQSSVSRSITAVSLALSLISGQHIYFSDNLTMLKNDFSDIARIPGIIGCVDGTHVRLQRPTLFEKAYVNRKNYHSINVQGICDANNRFLNICATKPGSCHDSSIFKGSAVGKKFEAGHFGSGFLLGDSGYANTPFLFVPYTDLVENYKIRFNVAHKTTRCVIERSFVILKKRFHVFHSETRMTPTKVSWITVACCVLHNLALNWKMPLLDDWEVEDLDIEEDEELADLEVRPTGVTASQRETILRRQGNEKRQKVAFNTF, encoded by the exons ATGGTTCTAATAGCCTTGCAATTTTACGCCACCGGGACATTTCAAACTGTGATCGGGAACGTTCTACGTTACAGTCAGTCATCAGTCTCCCGTTCAATTACCGCAGTATCTCTCGCGCTATCGCTGATATCCGGCCAACATATTTACTTCTCTGACAATCTGACAATG ctcaaaaatgatttttcagACATTGCTCGCATTCCTGGGATAATAGGATGTGTAGATGGAACCCATGTCAGACTACAACGTCCTACGTTGTTTGAGAAAGCGTACGTCAATCGCAAGAATTACCATTCCATTAATGTGCAG GGGATTTGTGATGCCAACAACAGATTTTTAAATATCTGTGCTACGAAACCCGGCTCTTGTCACGATTCTTCCATTTTCAAAGGAAGTGCTGTTGGAAAGAAATTTGAAGCTGGGCATTTTGGATCGGGGTTTTTATTGGGTGATAGTGGTTATGCAAACacaccttttttgtttgtcccATACACCGACCTAGTAGAGAACTACAAG ATTAGATTCAACGTAGCTCACAAAACCACACGTTGCGTTATTGAGCGAAGCTTTgtcatattaaaaaaaagatttcatgTCTTTCATTCTGAAACTAGGATGACCCCAACTAAAGTGTCTTG GATAACGGTAGCTTGTTGTGTTCTTCACAATCTTGCTTTGAATTGGAAAATGCCACTACTTGACGACTGGGAAGTTGAAGACTTGGACATTGAAGAGGATGAAGAGCTTGCGGATCTTGAAGTAAGACCAACTGGAGTTACAGCAAGTCAAAGAGAAACCATATTGCGCAGACAAGGGAATGAAAAAAGGCAGAAAGTAGCATTCAATACATTTTAG
- the LOC116917430 gene encoding uncharacterized protein LOC116917430, which translates to MYYKYYEQVLRLDNPSVAATAIPGSVSTDDPILSDKTNQLLIMEHILGRPSNNKADFNDDEGDENPHQDDTINFIECALTNTSDEQGKDYLSASDNESRPNDISLLRTPTPGQLAIENGLNPEHQSAALTSKNTAADKGKSLGKKSHVVAKRSNSTPIPSISADISKTVSLKSISVDSSVDSVSPSPTSAFLSFKQKRASLTLRQTVKRAKFSVCNLADSAAKSRLTDARLRVLISIVTVREMLNEPLEKTEIPPDLLNLLYNVEENI; encoded by the exons ATGTACTACAAATACTATGAGCAAGTTTTACGGCTCGACAACCCATCTGTTGCTGCAACTGCTATTCCA GGATCTGTGTCTACCGATGATCCAATTCTAAGTGACAAGACCAATCAACTTTTGATTATGGAACACATTCTTGGAAGACCTTCAAACAATAAAGCAGACTTCAATGACGATGAAGGGGACGAAAACCCTCATCAAGACGATACAATTAATTTCATTGAATGTGCTCTAACCAACACAAGTGACGA ACAGGGTAAAGATTATTTGTCAGCATCGGATAATGAGAGCCGTCCAAATGACATTTCACTCTTAAGGACTCCCACGCCAGGGCAGTTGGCCATTGAAAATGGATTGAACCCCGAACATCAATCAGCAGCTCTCACTAGTAAAAATACTGCTGCTGATAAGGGCAAATCACTAGGAAAGAAAAGCCACGTTGTCGCGAAACGTTCGAATTCCACACCCATTCCATCAATTTCTGCTGACATATCGAAGACAGTTTCCTTAAAATCAATCTCTGTTGATTCTTCTGTTGATTCCGTATCTCCATCACCAACCTCTGCCTTTCTATCGTTTAAGCAAAAAAGAGCGTCATTGACACTAAGGCAAACGGTGAAAAGAGCAAAGTTTTCAGTGTGTAATCTAGCAGACTCGGCGGCCAAGAGTAGGTTGACTGATGCCCGTTTACGTGTTCTCATATCGATCGTGACCGTTAGAGAAATGCTCAACGAACCACTTGAGAAAACCGAAATTCCACCGGATCTTTTGAATTTACTTTACAACGTCGAGGAGAATATCTAG
- the LOC116922689 gene encoding solute carrier family 22 member 4-like — MQEVHRKLTDKGWYIKSCIRTIGIITNSNHEFVLRSRLKTRSHQIKTDQQLTLLTTATLAMLLTRTSSSVIWAKWDGFKSTDRCFVDGCDGPIDPEYKADWLNGTALNSLLATPRAWRCNYQDFDTIPNATTPECAYKNYTVNATCHNWIFNKSVFTRTIVTDYLLVCDESWKITFGSFITMLGVLLGAFFLGPLPDLIGRRTSVVALGTWMAALGIGSCFAPNFDAFAGLRFLTGMGGIAVLQPLIIWGLEAQAPVMRIKFICLIYCFQSIGNLISGLLAYFIRDWIILQFCLFVPMGKMVVTYFILPESTRWLTVKKKYPEAKGIYENAAKLNKKIIPAYLLVISKKVTVDFPVAVHDMSVDDS, encoded by the exons ATGCAAGAG gtCCACCGTAAGCTTACCGACAAAGGATGGTACATTAAAAGCTGTATCCGTACCATCGGAATTATCACAAATTCAAATCATGAATTTGTGCTCCGAAGCCGATTGAAAACGAGAAGCCACCAAATCAAGACGGATCAGCAGCTAACACTTTTGACGACGGCGACCCTGGCGATGCTTTTAACGCGGACATCATCCTCGGTCATTTGGGCAAAATGGGATGGTTTCAAATCAA CGGACAGGTGTTTTGTTGATGGTTGCGATGGTCCAATTGATCCAGAGTACAAAGCCGATTGGCTAAACGGAACTGCCCTCAACAGTCTTCTGGCAACTCCTCGTGCATGGCGCTGTAACTACCAGGATTTTGATACCATACCGAATGCTACCACCCCGGAGTGTGCATATAAAAATTACACGGTCAACGCCACTTGCCACAACTGGATTTTCAACAAGTCTGTTTTTACAAGAACAATTGTTACTGAC TACCTTCTCGTGTGCGATGAATCATGGAAGATTACCTTTGGTTCGTTCATCACAATGCTGGGAGTTTTGCTGGGTGCTTTTTTCCTCGGGCCTTTGCCGGATTT AATAGGACGACGCACGTCAGTTGTTGCACTGGGGACGTGGATGGCGGCCTTAGGCATAGGTTCGTGTTTCGCTCCTAATTTTGACGCGTTTGCAGGACTTCGATTTCTTACTGGTATGGGAGGTATTGCTGTTTTACAACCCCTCATTATTTGGG GATTGGAAGCACAGGCTCCAGTAATGCGAATCAAATTTATTTGTCTCATCTATTGCTTTCAATCCATTGGAAATCTTATTAGTGGATTACTGGCATATTTTATCCGTGATTGGATAATATTGCAGTTCTGCCTTTTTGTGCCGATGGGGAAAATGGTAGTTACATATTT CATTTTGCCTGAATCGACTCGCTGGCTAACAGTTAAGAAGAAATATCCTGAAGCCAAGGGAATCTATGAAAATGCAGCCAaattaaacaagaaaatcatTCCTGCTTACTTACTGGTCATTTCTAAGAAAGTTACTGTTGACTTTCCGGTGGCTGTACATGACATGTCGGTAGATGATAGTTGA